The following proteins come from a genomic window of Musa acuminata AAA Group cultivar baxijiao chromosome BXJ1-7, Cavendish_Baxijiao_AAA, whole genome shotgun sequence:
- the LOC135679602 gene encoding uncharacterized protein LOC135679602 isoform X2 yields the protein MRTSTLIARSASSSFRSAIRSKRPFPSLSPSFLAFTASAPLRSLGLGLRGPNPSFCKPFSSQWSSAAEAAEDPADSSDDTVEELLNRGEDRIHQLMKMERMSEPEGGSHRGRWFPYRDLFKSGNAALGSREVIAALDPYILDARKERIRRAVENRSYSVCLVVEGLTDFGNVSAAFRSADALGIQSVHVISKDSRKRYRDNRHVSMGAEKWLDIELWNSPTDCFTALKNRGYRIVATHLGIHAASIYEMDWSLPVAIVVGNEHMGITEEALQLSDMHCSIPMKGMVDSFNVSVAAGILMHHAVCDRISRLGCHGDLTYEESQILQAEFYLRHRETTIGIVHEYAKRMEGLLGKK from the exons ATGAGAACCTCAACCCTAATAGCTCGCTCCGCTTCCTCCTCCTTCCGCTCCGCCATACGGTCCAAGCGGCCATTCCCTTCCCTGAGTCCCTCCTTTCTCGCCTTCACCGCCTCTGCTCCTCTCCGCTCTCTGGGATTAGGCCTTCGTGGACCCAATCCGTCCTTCTGCAAACCCTTCTCCTCCCAATGGTCCTCAGCTGCCGAAGCCGCCGAGGACCCCGCTGACTCCTCGGACGACACCGTCGAGGAGTTGCTTAACCGAGGAGAGGACCGCATCCACCAGCTGATGAAGATGGAACGAATGTCCGAACCCGAGGGCGGCAGCCACCGCGGCCGGTGGTTCCCTTACCGCGACCTCTTCAAATCCGGGAACGCGGCACTCGGGAGCCGCGAGGTGATAGCGGCGCTCGACCCCTACATCCTGGACGCTAGGAAGGAGAGGATCCGTAGGGCGGTTGAGAACCGGAGCTATTCCGTGTGCTTGGTGGTCGAAGGGCTTACGGATTTCGGGAACGTCTCGGCGGCGTTCCGGTCGGCGGATGCGCTTGGAATCCAGTCGGTTCATGTTATTTCAAAGGACAGCAGGAAAAG GTATCGAGACAATCGCCATGTTAGCATGGGTGCTGAGAAATGGTTGGACATTGAGCTCTGGAATTCACCTACGGATTGCTTTACAGCTTTGAAAAATCGTGGTTATCGAATTGTGGCAACTCATTTGGGGATTCATGCG GCTTCCATCTATGAGATGGATTGGTCACTTCCAGTCGCAATAGTTGTTGGAAATGAACACAT GGGTATAACTGAAGAGGCTTTGCAGCTATCTGACATGCACTGTAGCATTCCGATGAAAGGAATGGTTGATTCTTTCAATGTTTCAGTTGCAGCAGGCATACTCATGCACCATGCTGTTTGTGATAGAATTTCTCGTCTG GGTTGCCATGGGGATTTGACATATGAGGAAAGTCAGATTCTGCAAGCAGAATTTTATTTGCGCCACAGAGAAACTACCATTGGGATTGTTCATGAGTATGCAAAAAGGATGGAAGGGCTCCTAGGCAAGAAATGA
- the LOC135679602 gene encoding uncharacterized protein LOC135679602 isoform X1, with protein MRTSTLIARSASSSFRSAIRSKRPFPSLSPSFLAFTASAPLRSLGLGLRGPNPSFCKPFSSQWSSAAEAAEDPADSSDDTVEELLNRGEDRIHQLMKMERMSEPEGGSHRGRWFPYRDLFKSGNAALGSREVIAALDPYILDARKERIRRAVENRSYSVCLVVEGLTDFGNVSAAFRSADALGIQSVHVISKDSRKRYRDNRHVSMGAEKWLDIELWNSPTDCFTALKNRGYRIVATHLGIHAASIYEMDWSLPVAIVVGNEHMGITEEALQLSDMHCSIPMKGMVDSFNVSVAAGILMHHAVCDRISRLYYLQGCHGDLTYEESQILQAEFYLRHRETTIGIVHEYAKRMEGLLGKK; from the exons ATGAGAACCTCAACCCTAATAGCTCGCTCCGCTTCCTCCTCCTTCCGCTCCGCCATACGGTCCAAGCGGCCATTCCCTTCCCTGAGTCCCTCCTTTCTCGCCTTCACCGCCTCTGCTCCTCTCCGCTCTCTGGGATTAGGCCTTCGTGGACCCAATCCGTCCTTCTGCAAACCCTTCTCCTCCCAATGGTCCTCAGCTGCCGAAGCCGCCGAGGACCCCGCTGACTCCTCGGACGACACCGTCGAGGAGTTGCTTAACCGAGGAGAGGACCGCATCCACCAGCTGATGAAGATGGAACGAATGTCCGAACCCGAGGGCGGCAGCCACCGCGGCCGGTGGTTCCCTTACCGCGACCTCTTCAAATCCGGGAACGCGGCACTCGGGAGCCGCGAGGTGATAGCGGCGCTCGACCCCTACATCCTGGACGCTAGGAAGGAGAGGATCCGTAGGGCGGTTGAGAACCGGAGCTATTCCGTGTGCTTGGTGGTCGAAGGGCTTACGGATTTCGGGAACGTCTCGGCGGCGTTCCGGTCGGCGGATGCGCTTGGAATCCAGTCGGTTCATGTTATTTCAAAGGACAGCAGGAAAAG GTATCGAGACAATCGCCATGTTAGCATGGGTGCTGAGAAATGGTTGGACATTGAGCTCTGGAATTCACCTACGGATTGCTTTACAGCTTTGAAAAATCGTGGTTATCGAATTGTGGCAACTCATTTGGGGATTCATGCG GCTTCCATCTATGAGATGGATTGGTCACTTCCAGTCGCAATAGTTGTTGGAAATGAACACAT GGGTATAACTGAAGAGGCTTTGCAGCTATCTGACATGCACTGTAGCATTCCGATGAAAGGAATGGTTGATTCTTTCAATGTTTCAGTTGCAGCAGGCATACTCATGCACCATGCTGTTTGTGATAGAATTTCTCGTCTG TACTACCTGCAGGGTTGCCATGGGGATTTGACATATGAGGAAAGTCAGATTCTGCAAGCAGAATTTTATTTGCGCCACAGAGAAACTACCATTGGGATTGTTCATGAGTATGCAAAAAGGATGGAAGGGCTCCTAGGCAAGAAATGA
- the LOC135679602 gene encoding uncharacterized protein LOC135679602 isoform X3 has translation MRTSTLIARSASSSFRSAIRSKRPFPSLSPSFLAFTASAPLRSLGLGLRGPNPSFCKPFSSQWSSAAEAAEDPADSSDDTVEELLNRGEDRIHQLMKMERMSEPEGGSHRGRWFPYRDLFKSGNAALGSREVIAALDPYILDARKERIRRAVENRSYSVCLVVEGLTDFGNVSAAFRSADALGIQSVHVISKDSRKRYRDNRHVSMGAEKWLDIELWNSPTDCFTALKNRGYRIVATHLGIHAASIYEMDWSLPVAIVVGNEHMVAMGI, from the exons ATGAGAACCTCAACCCTAATAGCTCGCTCCGCTTCCTCCTCCTTCCGCTCCGCCATACGGTCCAAGCGGCCATTCCCTTCCCTGAGTCCCTCCTTTCTCGCCTTCACCGCCTCTGCTCCTCTCCGCTCTCTGGGATTAGGCCTTCGTGGACCCAATCCGTCCTTCTGCAAACCCTTCTCCTCCCAATGGTCCTCAGCTGCCGAAGCCGCCGAGGACCCCGCTGACTCCTCGGACGACACCGTCGAGGAGTTGCTTAACCGAGGAGAGGACCGCATCCACCAGCTGATGAAGATGGAACGAATGTCCGAACCCGAGGGCGGCAGCCACCGCGGCCGGTGGTTCCCTTACCGCGACCTCTTCAAATCCGGGAACGCGGCACTCGGGAGCCGCGAGGTGATAGCGGCGCTCGACCCCTACATCCTGGACGCTAGGAAGGAGAGGATCCGTAGGGCGGTTGAGAACCGGAGCTATTCCGTGTGCTTGGTGGTCGAAGGGCTTACGGATTTCGGGAACGTCTCGGCGGCGTTCCGGTCGGCGGATGCGCTTGGAATCCAGTCGGTTCATGTTATTTCAAAGGACAGCAGGAAAAG GTATCGAGACAATCGCCATGTTAGCATGGGTGCTGAGAAATGGTTGGACATTGAGCTCTGGAATTCACCTACGGATTGCTTTACAGCTTTGAAAAATCGTGGTTATCGAATTGTGGCAACTCATTTGGGGATTCATGCG GCTTCCATCTATGAGATGGATTGGTCACTTCCAGTCGCAATAGTTGTTGGAAATGAACACAT GGTTGCCATGGGGATTTGA
- the LOC135679604 gene encoding nodulin-related protein 1-like, translated as MDTDHGDNSGKHSSQSHKAHPKPTQLLSSAKVVADAAKSALRHETDKVDKAKVAGAAGDILGAASHYAKLEEGKLGKYVGQAENYLHQYHSSHSAHSSTTSAAAHSSSTHSTGEAHHGGGGGLEDYMKMAQGFLKKR; from the coding sequence ATGGATACCGATCATGGCGACAACAGCGGCAAACACAGCTCTCAGAGCCACAAGGCTCACCCAAAACCAACCCAGCTCCTCTCCAGTGCCAAAGTAGTGGCCGACGCGGCCAAGTCTGCGCTCCGCCACGAGACCGACAAGGTCGACAAGGCCAAGGTCGCCGGCGCCGCCGGCGACATCCTCGGCGCGGCTTCTCACTACGCGAAGCTCGAGGAAGGGAAGCTGGGGAAGTACGTCGGGCAAGCGGAGAATTACCTCCACCAGTACCACTCATCCCATTCCGCCcactcctccaccacctccgcgGCCGCCCATTCTTCGTCGACCCACTCCACCGGCGAGGCTCatcacggcggcggcggcggcctggAGGACTACATGAAGATGGCGCAAGGCTTCTTGAAGAAGCGTTGA